The following proteins are encoded in a genomic region of Candidatus Neomarinimicrobiota bacterium:
- a CDS encoding SRPBCC domain-containing protein: MSRSISQSVRVQAPLAEIFKAFTEPEQMERWWPSAVESDPKTGGSFKYTFAYLDPTEPVHERAGQYTSVVPDQSVAYPWNIPGMEPSTNVAIQFSSEGAETVVALEHTGWPADEAANEVFEMHDKGWAGFLNNLKVVYEGGDDIRATAMKMKTKG; this comes from the coding sequence ATGTCAAGATCGATTAGTCAAAGCGTACGCGTTCAGGCCCCCCTGGCTGAAATCTTCAAGGCTTTCACGGAGCCGGAGCAGATGGAACGGTGGTGGCCCTCCGCTGTCGAATCTGATCCTAAAACCGGTGGAAGTTTCAAGTACACCTTCGCGTATCTCGATCCAACTGAACCCGTGCACGAGCGCGCCGGCCAATACACAAGCGTCGTACCCGATCAGTCCGTCGCCTACCCCTGGAACATACCGGGCATGGAGCCGTCAACCAACGTGGCGATTCAATTCAGCTCCGAAGGCGCTGAAACGGTCGTTGCGCTGGAGCATACCGGGTGGCCTGCCGATGAAGCGGCCAACGAAGTCTTCGAGATGCACGACAAAGGTTGGGCCGGCTTTCTCAATAATTTGAAAGTCGTTTACGAAGGCGGCGATGATATTCGGGCCA
- a CDS encoding SRPBCC domain-containing protein produces the protein MATDSYSLTISRIFQAPRARVFEAWMNPADLKKWWHMSTDATTPVAEVDLRVGGRYTLAMTAPGSDQVMALGGKFLIVDPPALLEYTWAWEDAENEPESTVRVEFKDLGQATEVVITHGVFVSEERRQQHLDGWQGCMDQLDALLS, from the coding sequence ATGGCAACTGATAGCTACTCGCTGACTATATCCCGAATTTTTCAGGCGCCACGCGCTCGGGTTTTCGAGGCCTGGATGAATCCTGCCGACCTAAAAAAATGGTGGCATATGAGCACGGATGCTACGACTCCCGTTGCCGAGGTCGATTTAAGGGTTGGGGGGCGTTATACGCTGGCAATGACTGCACCTGGTAGTGATCAAGTTATGGCATTAGGCGGGAAATTTCTGATTGTGGATCCACCTGCGCTGCTCGAGTACACCTGGGCCTGGGAAGATGCAGAGAACGAGCCAGAATCGACCGTGCGGGTGGAGTTCAAAGATTTGGGTCAAGCCACAGAGGTCGTCATCACACATGGTGTATTCGTGTCGGAGGAGCGCAGGCAACAGCACCTCGATGGTTGGCAGGGCTGCATGGACCAACTCGACGCCCTACTATCATAG
- a CDS encoding helix-turn-helix transcriptional regulator has product MVNYHAAQLDSTFGALSDATRRAIISRLARGSASVGELAKPFNMSLPAVSKHIKILARAGLLTQEKQGRVKRCSLAARPLGAADEWIQYYQKFWEIQLSALDDYLSKEK; this is encoded by the coding sequence ATGGTTAACTATCATGCAGCCCAGCTTGACTCCACATTTGGGGCGCTCTCCGATGCCACCAGGCGGGCGATCATTAGCCGACTCGCCCGAGGATCCGCTTCTGTGGGTGAGCTCGCCAAGCCCTTCAACATGTCCCTCCCGGCAGTGTCGAAGCATATCAAGATTCTCGCCCGGGCCGGGTTACTCACCCAGGAGAAGCAGGGACGAGTCAAGCGCTGCAGCCTCGCGGCCAGGCCTCTGGGTGCTGCTGACGAGTGGATACAATATTATCAGAAGTTCTGGGAAATCCAATTGAGCGCATTGGACGACTACCTGAGCAAAGAAAAGTAA
- a CDS encoding SLBB domain-containing protein, whose protein sequence is MLIAATLFGAAATVAAPQSLQDLERLREEIEALSRSRQDTRPVQVTIESDEPERAALVTSPAPTPPPEYFGYDFFTRREGIDIWENLPIPKDYRLGAGDEIVISMWGDTQDRSKFTISREGSIYIDRIGLAPLAGKTLQGAQNYLRGLFGQVYATLKGPRPTTFMDVNIGDLKLINVTMVGEVYMPSIHAIHPFSTVTTGLIQVGGVRTSGSLRDIRVIRDGQVVGRVDLYSFLIEGQGGDDIALRDQDLVYVPVRKSTVRVQGAVHRPGIYEALEDEDIATVLRYSGWLTPEAGLTVELRRIVPRATRRSDDDAVVIEHYDLRQIQAAQVRDGDEITVRAILPTTKEVYVFGQIKKPGAYGFREGMRLLDLLDLAGGLTDEFFRKSIYTAEAHLIRRDEQASYPEILPIDLVGLRDKNPTENIQLRNLDQVLIRKNPFFNPPENVTVSGEVVLSGVYAITHDNMTLQEIFDKAGGFTTRAFPEGLRMTRGETRVIVLDYDIQVQAGDRIHVPSNPGTVDVTGEVYVPGLIHFRKGRSLDNYVEGAGGFTPDARRNNISVVYPNGAVRIKRFLRSPRVDEGCIVIVHAKPEREPLDITTLLTQTASLTASLATLFFIVSR, encoded by the coding sequence GTGCTGATAGCCGCCACGTTATTCGGGGCTGCGGCCACCGTCGCTGCTCCCCAATCCCTGCAGGATCTCGAGCGGCTGCGGGAGGAAATTGAGGCCCTATCGCGGAGCCGGCAGGATACGCGCCCGGTCCAGGTCACGATTGAGAGTGACGAGCCCGAACGTGCGGCGCTGGTAACGTCGCCTGCACCTACGCCGCCCCCCGAGTACTTCGGCTATGACTTTTTCACTCGGCGGGAAGGCATCGACATTTGGGAAAATCTCCCCATCCCGAAAGACTACCGTCTGGGCGCCGGCGATGAGATCGTTATATCCATGTGGGGTGATACGCAGGACCGGAGCAAGTTCACGATCTCCCGGGAAGGTAGTATCTACATCGACCGCATCGGATTGGCGCCACTTGCCGGCAAGACGCTGCAGGGGGCCCAGAACTATCTGAGGGGGCTTTTTGGACAGGTATACGCCACCCTGAAGGGCCCCCGCCCCACCACCTTTATGGACGTGAACATCGGCGATCTGAAGCTGATCAATGTCACGATGGTCGGTGAGGTCTACATGCCCAGCATCCACGCCATCCACCCCTTTTCCACTGTCACCACGGGTCTGATCCAGGTCGGGGGGGTGCGAACATCTGGCAGCTTACGGGATATCAGAGTCATCAGGGACGGCCAGGTCGTCGGGCGCGTCGACCTATACTCGTTCCTGATCGAAGGTCAGGGTGGCGATGACATCGCGCTCCGCGATCAGGACCTGGTCTACGTCCCGGTGCGGAAATCGACAGTGCGCGTCCAGGGTGCGGTCCACCGCCCGGGCATTTACGAAGCCTTGGAGGATGAGGACATCGCCACCGTGTTGAGGTACAGTGGCTGGTTAACGCCGGAGGCCGGGCTGACAGTGGAATTGCGTCGGATCGTTCCCCGAGCCACTCGGCGCTCCGATGATGACGCCGTGGTCATCGAACATTATGATCTGCGGCAAATTCAGGCCGCTCAGGTCCGTGACGGCGATGAGATCACCGTGCGCGCCATTCTGCCCACCACCAAAGAAGTGTACGTTTTTGGGCAGATCAAAAAGCCCGGCGCGTATGGCTTTCGGGAAGGAATGCGCCTGCTCGACCTCCTGGATCTGGCGGGCGGCTTAACCGACGAATTCTTCAGGAAGTCCATTTACACCGCTGAGGCCCATCTGATTCGGAGAGACGAACAGGCCAGCTACCCAGAGATCCTGCCCATTGACCTGGTGGGGCTGCGCGACAAAAATCCAACCGAGAATATCCAGCTGCGGAACCTTGACCAGGTACTTATTCGTAAAAACCCCTTTTTCAATCCCCCGGAAAACGTGACTGTGAGCGGGGAAGTAGTCCTCTCGGGCGTTTACGCCATTACGCACGACAATATGACGCTGCAGGAAATCTTCGACAAGGCCGGTGGTTTTACGACGCGCGCCTTTCCCGAGGGCCTCCGGATGACGCGCGGGGAGACGCGGGTGATCGTTCTGGACTACGATATCCAGGTGCAAGCAGGTGACCGTATCCATGTTCCCTCGAACCCCGGAACCGTCGACGTAACGGGCGAGGTCTACGTACCCGGGCTGATTCACTTTAGGAAGGGGCGATCACTGGATAATTACGTTGAGGGTGCCGGGGGGTTTACGCCGGATGCCCGGCGCAACAACATTTCGGTAGTCTATCCCAATGGTGCCGTTAGAATAAAGCGGTTCCTCCGCTCGCCAAGAGTCGATGAAGGCTGCATAGTGATCGTGCATGCCAAGCCTGAGCGGGAGCCGCTGGATATCACTACTTTGCTGACCCAGACAGCCTCCCTTACCGCCTCGCTGGCCACCCTCTTCTTTATCGTCTCCCGATGA
- a CDS encoding metallophosphoesterase, with translation MLFLLAALTTLALIHGYVGVRIIPTLGLNGPWFAGAWALIIVLTVMPLAMVILRYVGFENRLTDILSWIGYTSLGFFSLTFLVVLARDLGWVLWTAGAKLVAWFRAIQAAAPAVANEFSAGRRQFIIYAMNLGILGLTGGLSAYGMFQARRRPTVMEVEVPIRDLPGPLAGLRIVQISDLHVGPTIKRDYVQRVADQVNALKPDLIALTGDLVDGSVDYLSKDVAPLKQLEAPYGKFYVTGNHEYYSGAEHWLTEVDRLGFTCLVNEHRMVAVAGAMLAVAGVTDLNAHQILPAHATDPDAALANVPAGAFKLLLAHQPGSIYAAHRLGVHLQLSGHTHGGQYRPFDLAVSAAHPYLAGLHDHQGTWIYVNQGTGYWGPPLRLGIPSEITVLTLVPASA, from the coding sequence ATGCTTTTCTTGCTCGCCGCTCTCACGACTCTTGCCCTCATCCACGGTTATGTGGGCGTACGGATAATCCCGACGCTGGGCCTCAACGGTCCGTGGTTTGCCGGCGCGTGGGCCCTGATCATCGTTCTGACCGTCATGCCCCTCGCCATGGTCATTTTGAGGTACGTTGGGTTCGAGAACCGGCTCACGGACATTCTTTCGTGGATCGGCTACACCAGTCTTGGATTTTTCTCGCTCACCTTTCTGGTGGTCCTGGCGCGCGACCTGGGTTGGGTGCTTTGGACAGCGGGGGCGAAATTGGTGGCGTGGTTTAGAGCAATACAGGCTGCTGCGCCTGCGGTAGCCAACGAATTCAGCGCGGGCCGCCGGCAGTTCATCATCTATGCCATGAATCTTGGCATTTTGGGTCTGACGGGTGGCCTTTCGGCCTATGGCATGTTCCAGGCCCGGCGCAGGCCCACCGTCATGGAAGTTGAGGTGCCCATACGCGATTTGCCCGGCCCGCTGGCAGGTCTGCGCATTGTGCAAATCTCCGACTTGCACGTGGGCCCCACCATTAAGCGAGACTATGTGCAGCGCGTGGCGGACCAGGTGAACGCGCTGAAGCCTGATCTCATCGCCTTAACCGGCGACCTGGTGGACGGCTCAGTCGACTACCTGAGCAAAGACGTAGCCCCCCTCAAGCAGTTGGAGGCCCCTTACGGCAAATTCTATGTCACCGGTAACCATGAGTACTACTCCGGCGCGGAACACTGGCTCACTGAGGTTGACCGTCTGGGCTTTACCTGCCTGGTGAACGAGCACCGCATGGTGGCGGTCGCCGGCGCCATGCTGGCGGTGGCCGGGGTTACCGATCTCAATGCCCACCAGATTCTGCCCGCGCACGCCACCGATCCCGACGCAGCCCTGGCAAACGTACCCGCTGGGGCGTTCAAGTTGCTGCTGGCGCATCAGCCCGGCAGCATCTACGCTGCCCACCGTCTGGGTGTGCACCTGCAGCTATCCGGGCACACTCATGGGGGGCAGTACCGCCCCTTCGATCTGGCCGTGAGCGCGGCTCATCCCTACCTGGCCGGGCTCCATGATCATCAGGGCACCTGGATTTACGTGAACCAGGGTACCGGCTATTGGGGGCCACCCCTACGGTTGGGCATCCCATCGGAGATTACCGTACTCACACTGGTCCCCGCGTCGGCCTGA
- a CDS encoding S9 family peptidase — translation MTIRSVHSRVFKRVLVAWVLGIGVAWAAQRGPGLTPEMVVALQRVTQVALSPDGAQIAYTLSVPRELDDVPGHKYSELWVVPAAGGNSRVYVASPDSAAAVRWSPDGTRLAFLGKLGASGDVTQIYQLPLEGGTPQPLTDHPTSIKAFEWSPDGVSMAYTAIDAASEQEQADKKAGRDWKVADSAYRYRRLWMLTLQTGKTRQLFKNDLNIWAFTWSPDGKSIAFQAATTPLVDDSYVFKQIFTVSARGGKPRVVTKTEGKLGSMAFSPDGKQLAYLGAVSLNDPLSQSLFTVPISGGKATNLTIGYEGSGVGVHWIDDQTLLLRANEGSQSALINLAEGGKAKTRVAFGGAILRALDISANGVSMAAVAHSPGHPSEVYAGTLAEGSLSPVTHHNPQLAGVVLATQEVVTWHSDDGQTIEGILTYPLGYRKGRRYPLVLQVHGGPEGVSLNGWNTSALYPVQILAGRGYMVLQPNYRGSGGRGVAFSKGDHDDLGGAEFQDILAGIDALVERGLVDGKRVGTGGWSYGGYMSAWAATRHSQRFKAAVVAAGLSNWISFAGTTDIPHEMSLVHWNSYWYDQPQLHWERSPLSHLNNARTPTLVVHGLKDERVHPEQSRELYTGLKLKGVPTQLVEYPREPHGLHETAHELDFIYRVVDWFDRYLK, via the coding sequence ATGACAATCCGGTCGGTTCATTCACGCGTTTTCAAGCGGGTGCTCGTGGCCTGGGTGCTGGGGATCGGGGTCGCCTGGGCGGCTCAGCGAGGGCCAGGACTGACGCCAGAGATGGTGGTGGCACTTCAGCGGGTTACGCAAGTGGCCCTGAGTCCCGATGGCGCCCAGATCGCTTATACACTCAGCGTTCCCCGTGAACTGGATGATGTGCCGGGACACAAGTACTCTGAGCTTTGGGTTGTACCGGCGGCCGGGGGCAACTCCCGGGTCTATGTTGCCAGCCCCGACAGCGCCGCCGCTGTACGCTGGTCTCCCGATGGCACCAGGCTGGCCTTCCTGGGCAAGTTGGGGGCCTCGGGCGATGTGACCCAAATCTACCAGCTGCCCCTTGAGGGCGGTACTCCCCAGCCGCTGACGGATCATCCCACATCCATCAAGGCGTTCGAATGGTCGCCGGACGGAGTTTCCATGGCCTACACCGCTATCGATGCAGCCAGCGAGCAGGAGCAGGCTGACAAAAAAGCCGGACGGGACTGGAAGGTCGCAGATAGTGCCTATCGCTACCGACGACTATGGATGTTGACGTTGCAAACGGGCAAAACTAGGCAACTGTTCAAGAATGACTTGAATATCTGGGCGTTCACCTGGTCACCCGATGGCAAATCGATTGCGTTTCAGGCGGCGACAACCCCCCTCGTTGACGACTCCTATGTATTCAAGCAAATATTTACCGTTTCGGCCAGGGGCGGCAAGCCCCGGGTGGTGACCAAAACCGAGGGCAAATTGGGCTCCATGGCCTTTTCGCCCGATGGGAAACAGCTGGCCTATCTGGGTGCCGTGAGCCTGAACGATCCCCTTTCCCAGAGTCTCTTCACGGTGCCGATCAGCGGTGGGAAAGCTACAAATCTGACCATTGGTTATGAAGGCTCCGGCGTCGGCGTCCACTGGATCGATGACCAGACCTTGCTGTTGCGGGCCAACGAAGGCAGCCAGTCGGCACTGATCAATTTGGCGGAGGGGGGCAAAGCCAAAACCAGGGTGGCCTTCGGTGGGGCCATTCTGCGGGCCCTTGACATCAGTGCCAACGGGGTCAGCATGGCCGCCGTCGCACACTCCCCGGGCCATCCCAGCGAGGTCTATGCCGGCACGCTGGCCGAGGGTTCCCTCAGTCCGGTGACCCATCACAACCCGCAATTGGCGGGCGTTGTGCTTGCCACCCAGGAAGTGGTCACATGGCACAGCGATGACGGACAGACTATCGAGGGCATCCTCACCTATCCGTTGGGCTACCGCAAGGGGAGGCGCTATCCACTGGTGCTCCAGGTTCACGGGGGGCCCGAGGGGGTCAGCCTCAATGGGTGGAACACCAGTGCCCTCTACCCGGTACAGATTCTGGCCGGCCGAGGCTACATGGTATTGCAACCCAACTATCGCGGGAGCGGCGGTCGCGGTGTGGCCTTCAGCAAAGGGGACCACGACGACCTGGGCGGCGCCGAGTTCCAGGACATTCTGGCCGGTATCGATGCGCTGGTGGAGCGCGGCCTGGTGGATGGCAAGCGAGTGGGCACCGGCGGCTGGTCCTATGGCGGCTACATGTCTGCCTGGGCCGCCACCCGCCACAGCCAACGCTTCAAGGCGGCGGTCGTCGCCGCGGGGCTGTCCAACTGGATATCTTTCGCCGGGACCACCGACATCCCCCACGAAATGTCCCTGGTCCATTGGAACTCCTACTGGTACGATCAGCCCCAACTGCACTGGGAGCGCTCGCCCCTGTCTCACCTGAACAACGCCAGAACTCCCACCCTGGTGGTCCACGGCCTGAAGGACGAGCGGGTGCACCCCGAGCAGAGCAGGGAGCTCTATACCGGGCTGAAGCTCAAGGGCGTGCCCACGCAGCTGGTGGAATACCCCCGTGAGCCCCACGGCCTTCATGAGACCGCCCACGAGCTGGACTTTATCTATCGCGTGGTGGACTGGTTCGACCGCTATCTGAAGTAG
- a CDS encoding phosphodiester glycosidase family protein → MEAHNLDGGGSSTLVVNGALVNRPTGGTVEREVMSALAMLCGLGEG, encoded by the coding sequence GTGGAGGCCCACAACCTGGACGGCGGTGGCTCCTCAACCCTGGTGGTGAATGGCGCGCTGGTGAACCGGCCCACCGGTGGCACGGTGGAGCGGGAGGTGATGTCGGCGTTGGCTATGTTGTGCGGGCTGGGGGAGGGGTGA
- a CDS encoding NAD-dependent epimerase/dehydratase family protein: MHILVTGGAGFIASHVATRFMALDHDVTILDDLSSGFRENLPPSMRFVQGDITDQSLVGRLFGQRPFDVVCHHAAQMSVVRSVAEPVFDAQVNVLGTLNLLQQCVQTGVKRFMFSSTGGALYGEQETFPAAEDHPTRPVSPYGISKLTCEHYINYYHAQHGLLPIIMRYANVYGPRQNPHGEAGVVAIFSRRLAAGGQVTINGDGLQTRDYIHVDDVVAANVAALNHDGPITFNIGTGIETDVVTLYGHLLKAANRDSTPHHGPAMPGEQRRSVISPAYALETMGWAPQVSLADGLAMTYRSFT; encoded by the coding sequence ATGCACATACTCGTTACCGGTGGGGCCGGATTTATAGCCTCGCACGTGGCGACCAGGTTTATGGCGTTGGATCACGACGTGACCATTCTGGACGACCTCTCCTCCGGCTTCCGGGAGAACCTGCCCCCCAGCATGCGCTTCGTCCAGGGCGATATTACCGACCAGTCGCTGGTGGGACGCCTCTTCGGGCAGCGCCCTTTTGACGTGGTGTGCCACCATGCCGCCCAGATGAGCGTGGTCCGGTCGGTGGCCGAGCCGGTATTTGATGCGCAGGTGAATGTGCTGGGCACCCTCAACCTGCTCCAGCAGTGCGTGCAGACGGGGGTCAAGCGCTTCATGTTCTCGTCCACCGGCGGCGCCCTGTACGGCGAGCAGGAGACCTTCCCCGCAGCCGAAGACCACCCCACCCGTCCGGTCTCACCCTACGGCATCAGCAAACTGACCTGTGAGCACTATATCAACTACTACCACGCCCAGCACGGCCTGCTGCCCATCATCATGCGCTATGCCAACGTCTACGGCCCCCGGCAGAACCCCCACGGCGAGGCCGGTGTGGTGGCCATTTTCTCCCGCCGCCTGGCCGCTGGCGGGCAGGTGACCATCAACGGCGACGGCCTGCAGACCCGGGACTATATCCACGTGGACGACGTGGTGGCGGCCAACGTGGCGGCGCTGAACCATGACGGCCCCATCACCTTCAACATCGGCACGGGCATCGAGACCGACGTGGTCACCCTGTACGGCCACCTGCTCAAGGCCGCCAACAGGGACAGCACGCCCCATCACGGACCCGCCATGCCGGGGGAGCAGCGGCGCAGCGTCATATCGCCCGCCTACGCGCTGGAGACCATGGGCTGGGCGCCTCAGGTGTCACTGGCCGACGGCCTGGCCATGACCTACCGCTCGTTTACCTAG
- a CDS encoding FecR domain-containing protein — protein sequence MRALKTRYAAARRLSITMIMLALGLVAPEAAHAQNDPLARVIKAQGNVLLKRRVEADFTAQLRPAMNLFNGDAIRAADGAFAAVLFLDDRTLLKIKNSSQFQFVESQNTRTITLDYGTLRSILPEPVKAFRIETPVSVASVKGTDFWLIHDLLAGVDRAYGIEGVVEVLNRLSGIAQTLTANTLIISTATGQVTPPIPISPDEMPTDPDEAPGARPEPESEAAPEPDGTVEDAAPGGQAEAAEPGATVPLGELLLEADLPVGAAPAPEVPVEEPAEGGPKAKPAGPSFGLGLGSVTLDGTVYYQLALRPELNFGKWGIGLDIVGYLDAQGNFRKDEWDEPSDYLDKVLYLRYGSDHDPLFFKIGAMPRVQYGFGALMDNYSNMTEFPQVRRVGFELGGNLGSNFNLRGFSADLKEFGSRGGLVGLRGTYKVSKNFPLTLGVNLVADLNQYGGLKDKDGDGVPNLLDDFPEDTDFVVDSDGDGLADLDPNEFDIDGDGITDTLDARIPGYTGPFIVLDDSIATKPDPFNKENAPRSILGASVDLSYPILSRKTFNLVAYAEAGMLNYGSELFGIDTTGADPDTLKRVSGFGLVGPGLRAQILGFINVSLEYRYTSPLFQPGFFNTTYDFERAQFISSGIREAPDSVVTKDQALIKNHGALSGYFGRVSANLLNLVTFGAAYQQLKPVGTTAGSEESNSFVANLSLNPNFIPKVSEATAYYIRTNDPNPFAFGKPSANTTWGYRLGYQLGPGVSLVYSFQESYRDLNGNGRIETDEESVRLLSVETAFNF from the coding sequence ATGAGAGCATTGAAGACACGTTATGCGGCGGCCCGACGGCTCAGCATCACGATGATCATGCTGGCGTTGGGGCTGGTAGCCCCCGAGGCCGCCCACGCGCAGAATGACCCTCTTGCGCGGGTCATCAAGGCGCAGGGCAATGTCCTCCTCAAGCGGCGGGTGGAGGCCGATTTTACTGCTCAGCTTCGGCCTGCCATGAACCTGTTTAACGGGGATGCCATTCGCGCCGCTGACGGGGCCTTCGCTGCCGTCCTATTCCTCGACGATAGAACCCTGCTCAAGATCAAGAACAGCAGCCAGTTTCAGTTCGTGGAGAGCCAAAACACGCGCACCATTACTCTCGACTACGGCACCTTGCGCTCCATCCTGCCTGAGCCCGTGAAGGCGTTTCGCATTGAGACGCCCGTATCGGTGGCTTCGGTCAAGGGGACCGATTTCTGGCTGATTCACGACCTGTTGGCCGGGGTGGATCGGGCCTACGGCATTGAGGGTGTGGTGGAGGTGTTGAACCGCCTCAGCGGCATCGCCCAGACCCTGACCGCCAACACCCTGATCATTTCCACCGCCACCGGGCAGGTAACGCCACCCATCCCCATCAGCCCCGACGAGATGCCCACCGATCCGGATGAAGCCCCGGGGGCGCGGCCCGAGCCCGAGTCGGAGGCCGCGCCTGAACCCGATGGTACCGTTGAGGACGCCGCGCCCGGCGGCCAGGCTGAGGCAGCCGAACCCGGTGCCACGGTTCCTTTGGGGGAGCTGCTGCTGGAAGCGGACCTTCCGGTGGGTGCGGCCCCCGCCCCGGAGGTCCCCGTGGAGGAGCCCGCTGAGGGCGGCCCCAAAGCCAAGCCTGCGGGACCGAGTTTCGGCCTGGGATTGGGCTCGGTGACCCTTGACGGCACGGTCTACTATCAGCTGGCCTTGCGCCCGGAGCTCAATTTCGGCAAATGGGGTATCGGGCTGGATATTGTGGGCTACCTGGATGCCCAAGGGAACTTCCGGAAGGATGAGTGGGACGAACCGTCCGACTACCTGGACAAGGTTCTATATCTGCGCTACGGCTCCGATCATGATCCCCTGTTCTTCAAAATCGGCGCCATGCCGAGAGTGCAATACGGCTTCGGCGCACTCATGGACAACTACTCCAATATGACCGAGTTCCCCCAGGTGCGCCGGGTCGGGTTCGAGCTGGGGGGCAACCTGGGAAGCAACTTCAACCTGAGGGGTTTCAGCGCCGACTTGAAAGAGTTCGGGTCTAGAGGCGGTCTGGTGGGCTTGCGGGGCACCTACAAGGTGTCCAAGAATTTCCCCCTCACCCTGGGGGTTAACCTGGTGGCCGACCTGAACCAGTACGGCGGCCTCAAGGACAAGGATGGCGATGGCGTGCCGAATCTGCTTGATGATTTCCCGGAAGACACAGATTTTGTCGTCGATAGCGATGGCGATGGTCTGGCGGATCTCGACCCCAACGAGTTCGATATAGACGGGGATGGCATCACCGACACGCTCGACGCCCGTATCCCAGGCTACACAGGTCCCTTCATCGTCCTAGATGATTCGATAGCAACCAAACCCGACCCGTTTAATAAGGAGAATGCCCCTCGGTCCATCCTTGGAGCCAGCGTGGACCTCAGTTATCCCATTCTGAGTCGCAAAACCTTTAACCTGGTGGCCTACGCCGAGGCTGGTATGCTGAATTATGGGAGTGAGCTGTTCGGGATCGACACGACAGGCGCAGATCCGGATACACTGAAGAGGGTATCCGGCTTCGGGCTGGTGGGCCCCGGACTGCGCGCCCAGATATTGGGCTTCATCAATGTCAGCCTTGAGTACCGCTACACCTCCCCTCTGTTCCAGCCCGGTTTCTTCAACACGACCTATGACTTCGAGCGCGCCCAGTTTATCTCCTCGGGCATCAGAGAGGCCCCCGATTCGGTGGTCACCAAGGACCAGGCGTTGATCAAAAACCACGGGGCACTATCGGGCTACTTTGGCAGGGTATCGGCCAATCTGCTCAACCTGGTCACTTTTGGGGCGGCCTATCAACAGCTCAAACCAGTTGGCACCACCGCGGGGTCGGAAGAGAGCAACAGTTTTGTGGCCAACCTGTCGCTCAATCCCAACTTCATCCCCAAGGTCTCGGAGGCCACGGCCTATTACATTCGCACCAACGATCCCAATCCGTTCGCCTTTGGGAAGCCCAGCGCCAACACTACCTGGGGCTACCGTCTGGGCTATCAGCTGGGGCCGGGGGTCAGTTTGGTTTATAGCTTCCAGGAGTCGTACCGTGATCTCAATGGCAATGGCCGCATAGAAACCGATGAGGAAAGCGTACGGCTGCTGAGTGTGGAAACGGCGTTCAACTTCTAA
- a CDS encoding Rdx family protein, with translation MAQKILDQYADRLTAFELIPGRGGVFEFSIDDQLLFSKKSVGRFPEDEEIFQLIDSR, from the coding sequence TTGGCGCAGAAAATACTTGACCAATACGCGGACCGCCTTACCGCATTCGAGTTGATACCTGGAAGAGGAGGGGTCTTCGAATTTTCTATTGATGACCAGCTGCTCTTCTCCAAGAAATCGGTGGGACGCTTTCCCGAAGATGAGGAAATATTCCAGCTTATTGACAGTCGCTAG